The following coding sequences lie in one Brevibacterium marinum genomic window:
- a CDS encoding PIG-L family deacetylase, producing the protein MTTNTQDSMTVVPRILFVHAHPDDETITTGGTIAALVAQGAQVTVLSATRGEGGEVIPTDLKGLEGDRAGFARVREAEIAEAMAALGVREHMFLGGTAHRFEDSGMEWGPDSHAVAASSMPANALCATELPTVARYIAAVIDEVRPHVVITYAANGGYGHPDHVRVHDATVAAVDTAAWTTGRLLFVDVPTEVAREMFDANQAGFSETGFAAAETIPTKPPVSEIVVAQDISSVLAAKRAALSAHRTQVAVAGGFFALSNGIGQKIVDHEYYSIGAGAPISSETLAAGAAPHVLTDLDIDACESQSPAAPSAATLRRSRREPKKPGFFAYAHAVLLALLIGFLGAMQHMNVSVFDLGGATVILPWGVGLSLLLVVCGLWHLKTMYLSSAPMLVAAVVIVIGSYVLGQPQWLPGSDIIVTGTFRSAAWLIGPMFIAAIFAFVKVRRPEAAR; encoded by the coding sequence GCCGCGCTGGTGGCGCAGGGCGCGCAGGTGACGGTCCTGAGTGCCACTCGTGGTGAGGGCGGCGAGGTCATCCCCACCGACCTCAAGGGACTCGAAGGGGACCGGGCCGGTTTCGCCCGCGTCCGTGAGGCCGAGATCGCCGAGGCGATGGCGGCCCTGGGCGTACGCGAGCACATGTTCCTCGGCGGCACCGCGCACAGATTCGAGGACTCGGGCATGGAATGGGGCCCCGACAGTCACGCCGTCGCCGCTTCGTCCATGCCGGCCAATGCCCTCTGCGCGACCGAACTGCCGACCGTGGCCCGCTACATCGCCGCGGTCATCGACGAGGTCCGCCCGCACGTGGTGATCACCTACGCCGCCAACGGCGGCTACGGTCATCCCGACCACGTTCGGGTCCATGACGCCACCGTGGCCGCCGTCGATACGGCTGCCTGGACGACCGGCCGTCTGCTGTTCGTCGATGTCCCCACCGAGGTGGCCCGCGAGATGTTCGACGCGAACCAGGCAGGGTTCTCCGAAACCGGGTTCGCAGCGGCCGAGACGATCCCCACCAAACCACCCGTGAGTGAGATCGTCGTCGCCCAGGACATCTCATCGGTACTGGCCGCCAAACGTGCGGCACTTTCGGCCCACCGGACCCAGGTCGCCGTCGCCGGGGGATTCTTCGCTCTGTCGAACGGCATCGGCCAGAAGATCGTCGACCACGAGTACTACTCCATCGGTGCCGGCGCGCCCATCTCGTCGGAGACCTTGGCCGCGGGCGCCGCACCGCACGTGCTGACCGACCTCGACATCGATGCCTGCGAATCCCAGAGTCCCGCAGCACCGTCCGCGGCCACACTGCGTCGCTCACGTCGGGAACCGAAGAAGCCCGGCTTCTTCGCCTACGCCCACGCAGTGCTGCTGGCACTGCTGATCGGCTTCCTCGGCGCAATGCAGCACATGAATGTGTCCGTCTTCGACCTGGGGGGAGCCACGGTCATCCTGCCCTGGGGCGTGGGGCTGTCGCTCCTTCTCGTCGTCTGCGGTCTCTGGCATCTCAAGACCATGTATCTGAGTTCGGCGCCGATGCTCGTCGCCGCCGTCGTCATCGTCATCGGATCCTATGTCCTCGGCCAGCCGCAGTGGTTGCCCGGCTCGGACATCATCGTGACCGGGACCTTTCGGTCGGCAGCCTGGCTGATCGGTCCCATGTTCATCGCCGCGATCTTCGCGTTCGTCAAGGTGCGGCGGCCCGAAGCAGCCCGGTAG